The window CTGCCGTATTGCCGGTACCGACCACTACGAGGAGGGACAGAGACAAAAGCACAGCCAGGGCCAGTTTTAGCAAAAAGGCCTTATTCTTCATGTTTGTACTCCTCCTCTTCTTCATTTTTCTGCATTTCTTCCCGATCCAGCTCCTCACTTAACTCCACATCGGACAAACCTTTTTTCAGGCTGTCGGGACGGTCCTGGGACGGCCCGCCCTGAATCCGTTCGCGGCTTTCACCAAAAATCTCCGCCAAAAGAAGTGCCAAAATACCGCTGATTACGATGGCATCAAAAACACCGGCGCCGCCGATACTCATACCGCCCGAACCACCGTAAATGGCAATCTCAATACGCGAGAAAATATCGGTGAGTAAAATACCCATGGAGCCGGCGATAAACGCTGAGCGCCGGGAGCGCCCTGCCAGGTAACCCACCACCGCGGCAATAATGGCAAACAGGTACATGGGATCGAGAAAATAATTGTACGTGGGTTCCGACGGCATAATTTTCATGGCCGCATAAACCACTCCGCCGGTTACCAGCGCCGCCAGTACGGCCCGAACCTTTTCCTTGGTGGAACCGGCCTTAATGAAGAGATATACTGCTAATACAATGGGGATAATGCCGCCACCGATGTTGATGGAGACATTAT is drawn from Dethiobacter alkaliphilus AHT 1 and contains these coding sequences:
- a CDS encoding DUF1614 domain-containing protein; its protein translation is MTIGMIVLVVVAVLVYLGAAQRVLDRLRLSDRAALLFLGAMVVGGFLPDIPITDNVSINIGGGIIPIVLAVYLFIKAGSTKEKVRAVLAALVTGGVVYAAMKIMPSEPTYNYFLDPMYLFAIIAAVVGYLAGRSRRSAFIAGSMGILLTDIFSRIEIAIYGGSGGMSIGGAGVFDAIVISGILALLLAEIFGESRERIQGGPSQDRPDSLKKGLSDVELSEELDREEMQKNEEEEEYKHEE